In Halapricum desulfuricans, a single window of DNA contains:
- a CDS encoding DCC1-like thiol-disulfide oxidoreductase family protein, which yields MTDATLIYDDACGFCTWAAEFVAERSDVELIGFSDLDERTRERLPADYENCAHLIVGDAVYSCGAAMEQGFVRTDLGDDLAPLARFLDQFEDYTRVREHLYREVADRRDVLGSIVSREPPAQSED from the coding sequence ATGACAGATGCGACCCTGATCTACGACGACGCGTGCGGGTTCTGCACGTGGGCAGCGGAGTTCGTCGCCGAGCGGTCGGACGTCGAACTGATCGGCTTTTCGGACCTCGACGAACGGACGCGCGAGCGCCTGCCCGCCGACTACGAGAACTGTGCCCACCTGATCGTCGGCGACGCCGTCTACTCCTGTGGCGCGGCGATGGAACAGGGGTTCGTCCGGACTGATCTCGGTGACGATCTCGCCCCGCTCGCCCGCTTTCTCGACCAGTTCGAGGATTACACCCGGGTTCGCGAGCACCTCTACCGGGAAGTCGCCGATCGCCGGGACGTGCTGGGATCGATCGTCTCGCGCGAGCCGCCAGCGCAGTCGGAGGACTAG
- a CDS encoding phosphoribosyltransferase, with amino-acid sequence MFADRTDAGRRLAGAVVDAGVEADVVLAIPRGGLPVGRVVGDRLGVPLDVVAARKLGAPGNPELAIGAVASDGTAWLNDSLIDDLGVADRYVSEQLEREQRRAREKIDRYRGGRPPLDLRAKRVLVVDDGVATGATTTACLRQIADAGADSVVLAVPVAPLGTLERLRTEADDVICVDAPSDFRAVGQFYATFDQVSDEQARSYLGDT; translated from the coding sequence ATGTTCGCGGATCGGACTGACGCCGGTCGTCGGCTCGCCGGCGCGGTCGTGGACGCCGGCGTCGAGGCCGACGTGGTGCTTGCGATCCCGCGTGGCGGGTTACCGGTCGGGCGCGTCGTCGGGGACCGGCTCGGCGTTCCGCTGGATGTCGTCGCGGCGCGGAAACTCGGGGCCCCGGGCAATCCCGAACTCGCGATCGGTGCCGTCGCCAGCGACGGGACCGCGTGGTTGAACGACTCGCTGATCGACGACCTCGGCGTCGCGGACCGATACGTCAGCGAGCAACTCGAGCGCGAACAACGGCGAGCGCGGGAGAAAATCGACCGCTACCGCGGCGGTCGTCCGCCGCTCGACCTGCGGGCAAAGCGCGTGCTCGTCGTCGACGACGGCGTCGCGACGGGCGCGACGACGACCGCGTGTCTCAGACAGATCGCCGACGCGGGCGCAGACAGCGTCGTACTGGCCGTGCCGGTCGCTCCGCTCGGGACCCTCGAGCGGCTGCGCACCGAAGCCGACGACGTGATCTGTGTCGACGCTCCATCGGATTTCCGTGCTGTCGGGCAGTTCTACGCGACGTTCGATCAGGTATCGGACGAACAGGCCCGGTCGTATCTCGGTGATACGTAG
- a CDS encoding HAD family hydrolase: MYDAVVFDNDGVLLELTGMPPHYEGARDAFAAVGVDDPAEEDVEAMSIGVTVPDLLKVCERYDLDPETFWRARDREIARQQQTEMRAGRKEPYDDIEALSALDLPLGVVSSNQDATVEFAFEYFDLDRHFQTVYGRPPTVESLRRKKPEPYYIEQALSDLGTRDALYVGDSETDVQAAHAAGIDAAFVRRSHRADLELSSTPDYEVEGLDEVAELIVAGSASD, encoded by the coding sequence ATGTACGACGCGGTCGTCTTCGACAACGACGGCGTGCTCCTGGAGTTGACGGGCATGCCGCCCCACTACGAGGGCGCGCGGGACGCGTTCGCCGCCGTCGGTGTCGATGACCCTGCCGAAGAAGACGTCGAGGCGATGAGCATTGGCGTCACGGTCCCTGATCTCCTGAAGGTCTGTGAGCGCTACGACCTCGATCCCGAGACGTTCTGGCGCGCTCGCGACCGCGAGATCGCCCGCCAGCAGCAGACGGAGATGCGCGCCGGTCGCAAGGAACCGTACGACGACATCGAGGCCCTTTCGGCGCTCGACCTACCGCTGGGTGTCGTCAGTTCGAATCAGGACGCGACCGTCGAGTTCGCCTTCGAGTACTTCGACCTCGATCGACACTTCCAGACTGTCTACGGCCGTCCGCCGACCGTCGAGAGTCTCCGCCGGAAGAAGCCCGAGCCCTACTACATCGAACAGGCGCTGTCGGACCTCGGCACCCGTGACGCGCTGTACGTGGGCGACAGCGAGACCGACGTTCAGGCGGCCCACGCCGCGGGGATCGACGCCGCCTTCGTCAGGCGTTCACACCGTGCCGACCTCGAGCTGTCGTCCACTCCCGACTACGAGGTCGAGGGGCTCGACGAGGTGGCCGAGCTGATCGTGGCCGGTTCGGCCAGTGATTGA
- a CDS encoding tryptophan--tRNA ligase — protein sequence MTRDSDPDDEPTDNRRPQTDGGAAAGADDVTLDPWGSATVDDYRKLFEQFGIESFEAVLPEVPNPHYLMRRGVIFGHRDYRPVAEAMRNDEPFAALSGFMPTGDPHIGHKLVFDEIIWHQQQGGDAYGLIADLEAHAARELSWEEIDEHARNYVLSLLALGFDPEEGELYRQSDNREVQDLGFELGAKANFSELQAIYDFDGETDVSHMQSVVTQMADILYPQLEEPKPTVIPVGPDQDPHMRLARDLAARMRYFKVTEAFASFEADPDERAIIAEAYDALSERHPDETIRCGDAARYLENERDPDATDPNATTTDSVIMMLKEAGKEPLRPRTRFLDRNATDEAFDALIEAIDGEKRVYEAHVDAFDLARAEAEELARQVEIDHGGYGFLSPSSIYHRFMTGLTGGKMSSSIPASHISLLDDPSEGYDKVRAATTGGRETAEEQRELGGKADECPVYELYAYLLSGDDDEFATEVYEECVNGERLCGGCKEQAAELMEAFLEDHQEKRAEWEAKLDELDIDFDSDRKRRR from the coding sequence ATGACGCGAGATTCAGACCCCGACGACGAACCGACAGACAATCGACGACCGCAAACTGACGGCGGCGCGGCGGCCGGTGCCGACGACGTGACCCTCGACCCGTGGGGTTCAGCGACCGTCGACGACTACCGCAAGCTGTTCGAGCAGTTCGGCATCGAGTCCTTCGAGGCGGTCCTGCCGGAGGTGCCGAACCCCCACTACCTGATGCGCAGGGGCGTCATCTTCGGCCACCGCGACTACCGGCCCGTCGCCGAGGCGATGCGCAACGACGAGCCGTTCGCCGCGCTGTCGGGGTTCATGCCGACCGGCGACCCCCACATCGGCCACAAGCTGGTCTTCGACGAGATCATCTGGCATCAACAGCAGGGTGGCGACGCCTACGGGCTGATCGCCGACCTGGAAGCGCACGCTGCCCGCGAACTCTCCTGGGAGGAGATCGACGAGCACGCGCGCAACTACGTCCTCTCGCTGCTCGCGCTGGGCTTTGATCCCGAGGAAGGCGAACTCTACCGCCAGTCGGACAACCGGGAGGTACAGGACCTGGGGTTCGAACTGGGCGCGAAGGCCAACTTCTCGGAGCTGCAGGCGATCTACGACTTCGACGGCGAGACCGACGTCAGTCACATGCAGAGCGTCGTCACGCAGATGGCCGACATCCTCTACCCCCAGCTCGAGGAGCCCAAGCCCACGGTGATCCCGGTCGGCCCCGATCAGGACCCGCACATGCGGCTGGCGCGCGATCTCGCGGCACGGATGCGCTACTTCAAGGTGACCGAGGCGTTCGCGAGCTTCGAGGCCGACCCCGACGAGCGGGCGATCATCGCCGAAGCCTACGACGCTCTCAGCGAGCGCCACCCCGACGAGACGATCCGCTGTGGGGACGCCGCCCGCTATCTCGAAAACGAGCGCGACCCCGACGCGACCGATCCGAACGCGACCACCACGGATTCGGTCATCATGATGCTCAAGGAGGCGGGCAAGGAGCCACTTCGGCCGCGGACGCGGTTCCTCGATCGCAACGCGACCGACGAGGCCTTCGACGCGCTGATTGAGGCCATCGACGGCGAGAAGCGCGTCTACGAGGCCCACGTCGATGCGTTCGATCTCGCCCGTGCGGAAGCCGAGGAACTCGCCCGGCAGGTCGAGATCGACCACGGCGGCTACGGCTTCCTGTCGCCGTCCTCGATCTATCATCGGTTCATGACCGGCCTCACCGGCGGCAAGATGTCCTCGTCGATCCCTGCGAGTCATATCTCGCTACTCGACGACCCCTCCGAGGGCTACGACAAGGTCAGAGCCGCCACCACGGGCGGGCGCGAGACGGCCGAAGAGCAGCGCGAGCTCGGCGGGAAAGCCGACGAGTGCCCGGTCTACGAACTGTACGCGTACCTGCTCTCCGGCGACGACGACGAGTTCGCCACCGAGGTCTACGAGGAGTGTGTCAACGGTGAACGCCTCTGTGGCGGCTGCAAGGAACAGGCCGCCGAACTGATGGAAGCCTTCCTCGAAGACCACCAGGAGAAACGCGCCGAGTGGGAGGCGAAACTGGACGAACTAGACATCGACTTCGACAGCGACCGCAAGCGGCGACGATAA
- a CDS encoding sulfite exporter TauE/SafE family protein: protein MSATRPQRLQKSFLKYQHVFVFAAPALFVLLVVFAAPTDGSGGLGYWLEYWWLFPFFLLGAITVNTVGISGSALFVPFLIFVFPLLAFPLEPETIVKVGLISESFGLSSSSIAFIQYGLVDRRLALTIVAGSVPFVIGGALLSFFIPEPLFHAALGAALLTAGYLMLKADLGHGEPADGSPDVSADGGTPADLPDDDGKLGPAGVETSSEGEVTRVDREGDTYRYSWSGYLERFANYSVGGTFQGLAGFGSGELGIISQLRTDVPPRVAIGTNHIIVATTAILASLVHVFAGSVLPGVHSLTLASTPWNMVVFTVPATVTGGQIAPYVSNALDTGTIQKGVAVLFALISTALFLMAGGGGV, encoded by the coding sequence ATGAGTGCGACCCGACCCCAACGCCTCCAGAAGTCGTTTCTGAAGTATCAGCACGTGTTCGTGTTCGCAGCGCCGGCGCTGTTCGTGTTGCTGGTCGTGTTCGCCGCCCCGACAGACGGGAGCGGCGGCTTGGGCTACTGGCTGGAATACTGGTGGTTGTTCCCCTTCTTCCTGCTCGGGGCGATCACCGTCAACACCGTCGGTATCAGCGGTTCGGCGCTGTTCGTGCCGTTCCTGATCTTCGTGTTCCCGCTGCTGGCGTTCCCGCTCGAACCGGAGACGATCGTGAAGGTCGGGCTGATCAGCGAGTCGTTCGGCCTGTCGAGTTCGTCCATCGCGTTCATCCAGTACGGGCTGGTCGATCGACGGCTCGCGCTCACGATCGTCGCCGGGAGCGTGCCCTTCGTCATCGGTGGTGCGCTCCTGTCGTTTTTCATCCCGGAACCGCTCTTCCACGCGGCGCTCGGTGCGGCGCTGCTGACGGCCGGGTATCTCATGCTCAAGGCCGATCTCGGACACGGAGAGCCCGCAGACGGGAGCCCGGACGTCTCCGCCGACGGCGGCACGCCGGCGGACCTCCCGGACGACGACGGCAAACTCGGCCCTGCTGGCGTCGAGACGTCGTCCGAGGGGGAAGTCACTCGCGTCGACCGCGAGGGCGACACCTACCGGTACTCCTGGTCCGGGTATCTCGAACGGTTTGCAAACTACAGCGTCGGCGGGACCTTCCAGGGGTTGGCCGGGTTCGGTAGCGGGGAACTCGGGATCATCTCCCAGCTCCGAACGGACGTCCCACCTCGGGTCGCGATCGGGACGAATCACATCATCGTCGCGACGACGGCGATACTCGCGTCGCTCGTCCACGTGTTCGCCGGGAGCGTCCTGCCCGGCGTCCACTCACTGACGCTCGCGTCGACGCCCTGGAACATGGTCGTGTTCACCGTCCCGGCGACGGTCACCGGCGGCCAGATCGCGCCGTACGTTTCGAACGCGCTCGACACGGGGACGATCCAGAAGGGGGTCGCTGTCCTGTTCGCCCTCATTTCGACGGCACTGTTCCTGATGGCCGGGGGTGGCGGCGTGTGA
- a CDS encoding universal stress protein gives MYQDILLPTDGSDSVERIAEHAGSLARQYDATVHVLSVVDTRNRFEGPSMGLGSDAWEDAERERAREAVEDAAGALPDDVSADRSVESGVPHAAVLEYVETTDVDVVVMGTHGRTGIDHYLIGSVAERVVRRSPVPVLTVRIGDA, from the coding sequence ATGTATCAGGACATCCTGCTGCCGACCGACGGGAGCGACAGCGTGGAGCGGATCGCCGAACACGCCGGTTCGCTGGCGCGCCAGTACGACGCGACGGTCCACGTCCTGTCGGTCGTCGACACGCGCAACCGGTTCGAGGGCCCGTCGATGGGGCTGGGCTCCGACGCCTGGGAGGACGCCGAACGGGAACGAGCACGAGAGGCCGTCGAAGACGCCGCCGGTGCTCTCCCGGACGACGTGTCGGCCGACCGGTCCGTCGAATCCGGCGTCCCGCACGCGGCCGTTCTGGAGTACGTCGAGACGACCGACGTCGACGTCGTCGTGATGGGGACACACGGTCGCACGGGGATCGACCACTACCTCATCGGCTCCGTCGCCGAACGGGTGGTCCGCCGGTCGCCGGTCCCGGTCCTGACCGTGCGGATCGGCGACGCGTAG
- a CDS encoding DEAD/DEAH box helicase — MAATQATIDRPLIEDGVLEERRYQLELAESAASAHTLVCLPTGLGKTTISLLVTARRLHQVGGTALLLAPTKPLVSQHADFYREALAIPDEEIVVFTGEVRPEDRAELFGDARVVVATPQVVENDLVGNRISLADVTHVTFDECHRATGDYAYTYIAERYHEQADDPLATGMSASPGDDEESILEVCENLGLREVEVMTDEDSDVAEYTHRTDVDWKRIELPEPVVEIRDALHEVIQERLTELKELGVTGKTQPDMSEREIHEIQGKLQELMNNDQSEGYQGMSLLAEVRKLRTAVTYAETQSVESLCRYFERQRNAARASGSSKASQRLVSDPRVREAMRKAENFDDLHPKFRRTRMLLAETLGIEDGERVIVFTESRDTAETLTDFLSEHFATEKFVGQSDTEGSDGMTQNEQQATLDRFRAGEFEVLVSTSVAEEGLDVPEVDLVLFYEPVPTAIRAIQRKGRTGRQTEGRVVVLIAEDTRDEAYFWKARQDEKRMYQELESLKSMTGEIEAELSQASVEEFETAGESDANAADGGETTPADDGGRDEPSSDEATRGESEPTGPTGDDQGADGQTGLDAFAGEEAGGDDGSTDPDRTDDGEAGSGRTDDDSDGTVAEAGSGIDETVEIVVDQRELDATIARDLSKREGIETRLETLAVGDYVVSDRVVVERKTVSDFLDTLTGGDRSLFEQVKDGARYYDRPVVIIEGDGLYGERNVHPNAIRGALASLAVDFGASVVRTDDEDDTAAMLEVLATREQEAADRAVSAHGEKQAKTLPEQQEYVVASIADVGPVTAQSLLAHFGSVEAALTADRDELQDVEGVGEVTAERIREVVASEYDPR, encoded by the coding sequence ATGGCGGCGACCCAGGCGACGATCGACCGGCCCCTGATCGAGGACGGCGTCCTCGAAGAGCGACGCTACCAGCTCGAGCTCGCCGAATCGGCGGCGAGCGCCCACACGCTGGTCTGTCTGCCGACCGGACTGGGCAAGACGACGATCTCGCTTCTGGTGACAGCTCGGCGGCTGCACCAGGTCGGCGGCACCGCGCTGTTGCTCGCGCCGACCAAGCCGCTGGTCTCCCAGCACGCCGACTTCTACCGGGAAGCGCTCGCGATCCCCGACGAGGAGATTGTCGTGTTCACCGGCGAAGTCCGGCCCGAGGACCGCGCCGAACTGTTCGGTGACGCCCGCGTCGTCGTCGCGACTCCGCAGGTCGTCGAGAACGATCTGGTCGGCAACCGGATCTCGCTGGCCGACGTGACACACGTCACCTTCGACGAGTGCCACCGTGCGACCGGCGACTACGCCTACACGTACATCGCCGAGCGCTACCATGAACAGGCAGACGATCCACTGGCGACGGGGATGAGCGCCTCGCCCGGCGACGACGAGGAGTCGATCCTTGAGGTGTGTGAGAACCTCGGCCTGCGCGAGGTCGAGGTGATGACCGACGAGGACAGCGACGTCGCGGAGTACACCCACCGCACAGACGTCGACTGGAAGCGGATCGAACTCCCCGAGCCGGTCGTCGAGATTCGCGACGCCCTCCACGAGGTCATTCAGGAGCGACTGACCGAGTTGAAGGAACTGGGCGTGACCGGCAAGACCCAGCCCGACATGTCCGAGCGGGAGATCCACGAGATCCAGGGCAAACTGCAGGAGCTGATGAACAACGACCAGAGCGAGGGGTATCAGGGGATGAGCCTGCTCGCGGAGGTGCGGAAACTGCGGACCGCGGTGACCTACGCCGAGACCCAGAGCGTCGAGTCGCTGTGCCGGTACTTCGAGCGCCAGCGCAACGCCGCCCGCGCGTCGGGCTCCTCGAAGGCCAGCCAGCGTCTGGTGAGCGATCCCCGGGTTCGCGAGGCGATGCGCAAGGCCGAGAACTTCGACGACCTGCACCCGAAGTTCCGCCGGACGCGGATGTTGCTGGCCGAGACGCTCGGCATCGAGGACGGCGAGCGCGTCATCGTCTTCACCGAGTCCCGCGACACCGCCGAGACGCTGACGGACTTCCTGAGCGAGCACTTCGCGACCGAGAAGTTCGTCGGCCAGAGCGACACGGAGGGCTCGGACGGGATGACCCAGAACGAGCAACAGGCAACGCTCGATCGGTTCCGCGCCGGCGAGTTCGAGGTGCTGGTCTCGACCTCGGTGGCCGAGGAGGGGCTTGACGTACCGGAAGTCGATCTCGTGCTCTTCTACGAACCTGTCCCGACGGCGATCCGGGCGATCCAGCGCAAGGGCCGGACCGGCCGCCAGACTGAAGGACGAGTGGTCGTGCTCATCGCGGAGGACACCCGCGACGAGGCCTACTTCTGGAAGGCCCGCCAGGACGAGAAGCGGATGTACCAGGAGCTGGAGTCGCTGAAGTCGATGACCGGTGAGATCGAGGCCGAACTCTCACAGGCGTCGGTCGAGGAGTTCGAGACAGCCGGCGAGAGTGACGCGAACGCGGCCGACGGCGGGGAGACCACCCCGGCAGACGACGGCGGGCGCGACGAACCGTCTTCCGACGAGGCAACGCGGGGAGAGTCGGAGCCGACGGGACCGACCGGAGACGATCAGGGCGCGGACGGCCAGACCGGCCTGGACGCCTTCGCGGGAGAGGAAGCGGGCGGTGACGACGGGAGCACCGACCCCGACCGGACCGACGACGGAGAAGCGGGCTCCGGACGGACCGACGACGACTCCGACGGGACCGTCGCCGAGGCCGGTTCCGGGATCGACGAGACCGTCGAAATCGTCGTCGACCAGCGCGAACTGGACGCGACGATCGCCCGCGACCTCTCGAAACGCGAGGGGATCGAGACGCGCCTGGAGACGCTTGCAGTCGGCGACTACGTCGTCTCCGACCGGGTCGTCGTCGAGCGCAAGACCGTCAGCGACTTCCTGGACACTCTGACCGGCGGGGACCGGTCGCTGTTCGAGCAGGTCAAAGACGGCGCGCGCTACTACGACCGGCCGGTCGTGATCATCGAGGGCGACGGGCTGTACGGCGAGCGCAACGTCCACCCCAACGCGATCCGGGGGGCGCTGGCCTCGCTGGCTGTCGACTTCGGGGCGAGCGTCGTCCGGACCGACGACGAGGACGACACCGCTGCGATGCTCGAGGTGCTTGCCACGCGCGAACAGGAGGCGGCCGACCGCGCCGTCAGCGCCCACGGTGAGAAGCAAGCGAAGACGCTCCCGGAACAGCAGGAGTACGTCGTCGCCTCGATCGCCGACGTCGGCCCGGTGACCGCCCAGTCGCTGCTGGCACACTTCGGCAGCGTCGAGGCGGCGCTAACTGCCGATCGCGACGAGCTGCAGGACGTCGAGGGCGTCGGCGAGGTGACCGCCGAACGGATCCGCGAGGTCGTCGCAAGCGAGTACGACCCCCGGTAG
- a CDS encoding nascent polypeptide-associated complex protein, with product MFGGGGGGLNPRKMEQMMEQMGIDMEDIDAEEVIIRTSDEELVFTDAEVQLMEAQGQKTYQVVGEPERRARGEGGADSAESNASAGDDNFDAQDVEIVAQRGGVSEDEAREALEANDGDLAAAVADLE from the coding sequence ATGTTCGGAGGCGGCGGAGGCGGTCTGAACCCGCGGAAGATGGAACAGATGATGGAGCAAATGGGCATCGATATGGAGGATATCGACGCCGAGGAGGTAATTATCCGCACCAGCGACGAAGAGCTGGTGTTCACCGACGCCGAGGTCCAGCTGATGGAGGCCCAGGGACAGAAGACCTACCAGGTCGTCGGCGAACCCGAAAGGCGCGCACGCGGCGAAGGCGGGGCCGATAGTGCCGAGAGCAACGCGAGCGCGGGCGACGACAACTTCGACGCCCAGGACGTCGAGATCGTCGCCCAGCGCGGCGGCGTCAGCGAGGACGAGGCGCGCGAGGCGCTCGAAGCGAATGACGGGGACCTCGCGGCGGCAGTCGCCGACTTGGAATAG
- a CDS encoding tRNA (adenine-N1)-methyltransferase, whose translation MAVLLVREDREYLVDPGQRLETDLGIIEVPDDPEPGDVVESHLGETFRVQTLRGPDLFEHFERTGAPMMPRDIGLVMGLTGVGSGDRVLDAGTGTGVLVAYLGRAGAEVTTFERDPEFAEVARENVALAGLEDRIEVRTGDLTDHLEELAGGSFDVLTLDTEDAPAVVERAPTLVGRGGFVAVYSPFVESSREAVAAAREVGLTAIETLETIQREMDFDDRGSRPSTAGVGHTGYLTIARRP comes from the coding sequence GTGGCGGTCCTGCTCGTCAGGGAAGACCGGGAGTACCTCGTCGATCCCGGTCAGCGACTGGAGACGGATCTGGGGATCATCGAGGTGCCGGACGACCCCGAACCCGGCGACGTCGTCGAGTCACATCTGGGCGAGACGTTCCGGGTGCAGACGCTGCGCGGCCCAGACCTGTTCGAACACTTCGAACGGACGGGCGCGCCGATGATGCCTCGTGACATCGGGCTCGTGATGGGGCTGACCGGCGTCGGCTCGGGCGATCGCGTGCTCGATGCCGGGACCGGAACCGGCGTTCTCGTGGCCTATCTCGGCCGGGCCGGTGCCGAGGTGACGACGTTCGAGCGCGACCCCGAGTTCGCCGAGGTCGCGCGTGAGAACGTGGCGCTGGCCGGACTCGAGGACCGAATCGAGGTGCGGACGGGCGATCTGACCGACCACCTCGAGGAGCTCGCGGGCGGATCGTTCGACGTGCTCACGCTCGATACCGAGGACGCGCCGGCAGTCGTCGAGCGCGCCCCGACGCTCGTGGGCCGTGGCGGGTTCGTGGCCGTCTACTCGCCGTTCGTTGAGTCGAGCCGGGAGGCCGTCGCGGCCGCCCGCGAGGTCGGACTGACCGCGATCGAGACCTTGGAGACGATCCAGCGGGAGATGGACTTCGACGACCGGGGCTCGCGCCCCTCGACGGCCGGCGTCGGGCACACGGGCTATCTGACGATCGCCCGGCGACCGTGA
- a CDS encoding transcription factor S, whose product MEFCDECGSMMKTEGDKWVCSNCGAEKPRSEATERKAVTTQGQQESEVVDTSEVSSEDMGPTTEAHCPECGNDRAFWEMKQIRSADESETRFFTCTECGHKWREDDH is encoded by the coding sequence ATGGAATTTTGCGACGAATGCGGATCGATGATGAAAACGGAGGGTGACAAGTGGGTCTGTTCGAACTGTGGTGCGGAGAAGCCACGCAGCGAGGCCACTGAACGGAAGGCAGTCACCACGCAGGGCCAACAGGAGAGCGAAGTCGTCGACACCAGCGAGGTCAGTTCCGAGGACATGGGTCCGACGACGGAGGCCCACTGTCCGGAGTGTGGCAACGACCGCGCCTTCTGGGAGATGAAGCAGATCCGGTCGGCCGACGAGTCCGAGACGCGGTTTTTCACCTGCACCGAGTGCGGCCACAAGTGGCGCGAAGACGACCACTGA
- a CDS encoding DUF7139 domain-containing protein — MTSLTDVYEERGAVASSRRLSLGVGLFVAGAALVVAGIVVATTGLSESLGLGLYEARKVAGILAGVGAPAAMLGGFVVLPASQSTRAAAVIGASVTVFGVALFAHTYPDQWLGAADPSATLTLATTLVYVAGLLTTAWCLFLAVATFETRKQPGGTARMEVTEAGRIRLIEESTPEQGLGGIGFFGSTPDGEVQTQTNRPQSGQPASDGAGAATADDAFLDSVTVRGQPDRYCGNCEQFSYVRTDDGIAPYCGHDGRYMDDMEPCEHWDSNVR, encoded by the coding sequence ATGACCAGCCTCACAGATGTCTACGAGGAACGGGGGGCGGTCGCGAGCTCCCGGCGGCTGTCTCTGGGTGTCGGGCTGTTCGTCGCCGGTGCCGCGCTCGTCGTCGCGGGCATCGTCGTCGCCACGACGGGGCTGAGCGAGTCGCTCGGACTCGGCCTCTACGAGGCGCGCAAAGTCGCGGGTATCCTCGCTGGCGTCGGCGCTCCCGCCGCCATGCTCGGCGGGTTCGTCGTCCTGCCGGCGAGTCAGTCGACACGAGCGGCGGCGGTCATCGGCGCGAGCGTCACCGTCTTCGGCGTCGCGCTGTTCGCACACACCTATCCCGATCAGTGGCTCGGCGCGGCCGATCCCAGTGCGACGCTGACGCTCGCGACGACGCTCGTCTACGTCGCCGGCCTGCTGACGACGGCGTGGTGTCTGTTCCTCGCGGTCGCGACCTTCGAGACGCGCAAACAGCCCGGCGGAACCGCCCGCATGGAAGTGACCGAAGCGGGCCGTATCAGGCTCATCGAGGAGTCGACGCCCGAGCAGGGCCTCGGCGGCATCGGGTTCTTCGGCTCGACGCCCGACGGCGAGGTCCAGACCCAGACCAATCGGCCCCAGTCCGGCCAGCCGGCCAGCGACGGTGCCGGGGCCGCGACGGCCGACGACGCCTTCCTGGATTCGGTCACCGTCCGCGGACAGCCCGACCGGTACTGCGGCAACTGCGAGCAGTTCAGTTACGTCCGTACCGACGACGGGATCGCTCCCTACTGCGGTCACGACGGCCGCTACATGGACGACATGGAGCCCTGCGAGCACTGGGACTCGAACGTCCGGTAG
- a CDS encoding DUF5789 family protein, which produces MSDDEEDEPAIELGDGADVEGVPIAQVSARLMWGIEKSDVRRREGDTVIRTPDGPRELGEILDEIDAVYFDRRQAFESAVRNVIGHGPVPTE; this is translated from the coding sequence ATGAGCGACGACGAGGAGGACGAACCCGCGATCGAGCTCGGCGACGGCGCGGACGTCGAGGGCGTCCCGATCGCGCAGGTCTCGGCGCGACTGATGTGGGGTATCGAGAAAAGCGACGTTCGCCGCCGCGAGGGCGACACCGTGATCCGGACGCCGGACGGGCCGCGCGAACTCGGCGAGATCCTCGACGAGATCGACGCCGTCTATTTCGATCGACGCCAGGCCTTCGAGTCGGCCGTCCGGAACGTGATCGGCCACGGGCCGGTCCCGACCGAGTAG
- a CDS encoding XTP/dITP diphosphatase, whose protein sequence is MLQFVTGNDEKVREVEALLDADVSQFEFDYTEIQSPQLEAIAAHGAREAYREVGEPVIVDDSGLFVDALEGFPGPYSAYVENTVGIERVWRLVEPEADHGAAFRTVVAYCDGTDEDSVRTFEGRVAGEVVAPRGDGGFGYDPIFEHDGRTFAEMDPGEKNAVSHRGRAFEKFAEWYEQP, encoded by the coding sequence ATGCTTCAGTTCGTGACGGGCAACGACGAGAAGGTCCGGGAAGTCGAGGCGCTGCTTGACGCCGACGTCTCGCAGTTCGAGTTCGATTACACGGAGATCCAGAGTCCGCAACTGGAGGCGATCGCCGCCCACGGGGCTCGCGAGGCCTATCGGGAGGTCGGCGAGCCGGTAATCGTCGACGACTCCGGACTGTTCGTCGACGCTCTCGAGGGGTTTCCGGGACCGTACTCCGCTTACGTCGAGAACACGGTCGGTATCGAACGCGTCTGGCGACTGGTCGAACCGGAAGCCGACCACGGAGCCGCGTTCCGGACTGTCGTCGCGTACTGTGACGGCACGGACGAGGATTCGGTACGGACCTTCGAGGGGCGGGTGGCTGGCGAGGTCGTCGCGCCCCGAGGGGACGGCGGGTTCGGGTACGATCCGATCTTCGAACACGACGGTCGGACCTTCGCGGAGATGGATCCCGGGGAGAAAAACGCCGTCTCCCACCGCGGCCGCGCGTTCGAGAAGTTCGCCGAGTGGTACGAGCAGCCGTAG